The Candidatus Eisenbacteria bacterium DNA segment AATGGCGTGAAGCAGGGAGCAACGGGGTCCGATCTATGGAGGAGTGCCAATGATGCCCGTAATCAAGACGGTGGGGCTATCCATAGTTTCGTCCGATGCGCCGACGGCCCGCGGGGTCACGGTATGAAGGCAGCGCGAGTGTTCATCGCCGCGGCGATCGCGATCGCAGCTTGCGCCGCGCTTGCCGGCAGCGCCCGAGCCGCGTCCCCGGACAGCACGGCCGCCGCGCAGGCGGACGGCCCGTGGGTCGTCGCGTCGGATTCCATGGCGCGCCCCATCTCGCTTTCCGAAGCCCTGGAGCTGGCGCAGCGGAATTCGCCCCAGGCGGTCCAGGCGCGCGGCCAGACGAGAACCGCCGCGGCCGGATCGCGCTCGGCTGTCGCGGCATTCATACCGAACGTCAGTGTCTCGGCGGGGGCGACGCGCCAGTACGCCTCCGGGAGCCGGACGCGGGTCGAGAACGGCCAGGTGATCACGCTCCCGGACGAGCCGTGGTCCATGAGCGCGGGTCTCGGCGCGAACGTCCAGCTCTTCGACGGCGGGAAGCGGCTCTTCGACCTGCAGCAGGCGCGGGCGAACGTGGGGGTCGCGGCGGCCAACGAAACGAACCAGCGCTTTCAGGTGGCCCTGGACGTGAAGCAGCAGTACTTCAATGTCTTGGCGGCGCGCGAATCGGAGAGCGCCGCGCGCGCGCAGCTGAGTCAGGCGGAGGAAGCGCTCCGATTCGCCCTGGCACGGGTCCGGGCCCGCACGGCGACCCGGTCAGACTCGCTCCGAGCCGAGATCCAGATGGGGAACGCGCGCGTCGCCGTCTTGACCGCGCGGACGACGCTGGAGTCCGCGATCGCCTCCCTCACGCGCGTGGTCGGGAGCCCGTCGCCGGTAACAGCGTTGGGCGAAGACGAGCCCGCCGCCCTCCAATTGGCGGTCGAGGGAGAGGCGCTTCGATCGATGGCGGAGAACGGCCCCTTGGTGAAGGAGGCAAAGTCCCAGCTGGACGCCGCGCGAGCGGGAAAGCGGGGCTCTTGGACAAGCTACCTGCCCTCACTGACGGCCAGCTACTCCCGCAGCGGCAACGGAAGCGGGACCGATCTGGCTTTCGACCCGCAGGGGTACTCGTACTCGGGCTCGCTCCGCCTATCCGCCTCGTTCCCGCTGTTCGATCAACTGGGCCGAGAGGAACAGGTGGTGCGCGCGAGCACGGCGATGGACAACGCGGAGGCGTTGCTACGCGACGCCCGATTGGGAGCGCTGGAGAGCCTCTCGCGCTCCATAGGAGCGTTTCGGTCGGCGGGGCAGCGTGTGGCGGCTCAACAGGCAACCGTCGTCGCGGCCGAGGAGGACCTACGGGTGCAGCAGCAGCGATACGCCGCCGGCAACTCAACGCTCCTCGACGTGTTGACGTCGCAGACGCAGTTGGACCAGGCGCGGCAGGCGCTGATTCAGGCCCGGTATGACCAGCGGATCGCCAAAGCGGAGCTGGAAGCGCTGGTCGGCAGGGATCTCTAGAACTCATCCGGCTCGGAGCGCATCCGCGTCTCGCGAGCGACCGAAGGGAGAATGAAGTGAACCAAACGTCGTCCCGTCCGTGGATACGCCGCTGGGCGTGGCCGCTCGTGGGCGTGATCCTGATCGCGGGGGCCGTCGCCGCGCGCTCGCGTTTGATCCGTTCCGCGCCGAAGATCGCCGTGACCTACGAAACCGTGGGACGGAGAGACATCACCATGTCGGTGGAATCGAACGGATCGGTCGAGCCGATCGACTTGGTGGAGGTGAAGTCGAAGGCGTCGGGCCAAATCTTGAAGATGCCCGTCCAGGTGGGATCGGTGGTCAAGAGCGGCGACCTGTTGGCGCAGATCGACAAGGTGGATGTGCAGAACCAGTACGATCAGGCCGCGGCGGCGCTCCAGGCGGCCCAGACCAAGGTGACCATTTCGACCGCTCAGAAGAAACGTTCCGACGATCTCTTTGCGAGCCAGGTCATCACGGCCGAGGAGCACGAGGCTGCCATGCTGGATCTCGCGAACTCGCAATCCCAGCTGGTGAAGGCTCGGACCGACCTCGACATCGCGCGGCAGCGCCTGGCGGATGCCACGGTGCGCGCGCCGATCGCGGGCACGGTGCTGGCCCAGCCGGTTTCGGTCGGGCAGGTGATCTCCTCGGCGACGTCGTCGGTGAGCGGGGGCACGACGCTGCTCCAGATGGCGGACCTGAGGCGCGTGCGCATTCGCGCGCTCGTGGCCGAGTCCGACATCGGATCCGTTCATCCGGAGCAAGAGGCGTCGGTCACGGTCGATGCCTACCCCCAGAGAACGTTTCGCGGCGTCGTCGAGAAGATCGAGCCGCAGGCGGTCGTCCAGCAGTCGGTGACCATGTTCCCGGTGCTCGTCTCCATCTCGAACGAGGACGGAGTGCTCCTGCCCGGAATGAACGGCGAGGTAACGGTGGTCGCCGATCAGCGCCAGAACGCGCTCGCGGTGTCGCTCGATGCGCTCCGGACGATGAAGGAGCTTCCGGTGGTGGCGAAAGCCCTGGGCCTGGATCCGGATTCGTTGCAGCTGGCGCTCCGGGCCCAACGGGCGGCCCGTGCGGGCGGCGCGGCCGGCGACAGCACGGGCGGATCTCGAGGCGACCGCCTTGCCGGCGGCGGGCGCGGAACCGGCGGAGGCGGAACGGCCGGCGGCACTCGTGACTGGCGCGCACAGCGCGCGGCACGCGGCGGTGGTGGCCCCTTGAGAGGAGGCGCCGCCGGTGGTGCGCGCGCCGCGGGCGACTCCGCCCCCTCGAGCGCGCGGAGCAGAGCGCAGGCCATGATCGCGTTCGCGAGGACGGACAAAGGCTTGGAGCTTCGGATCGTGCGTGTGGGCCTGAGTGACTTCGACTACATGGAGGTCCTCGGCGGCCTCAAGGAGGGCGATCAGGTCGCGATGTTGAGCGTGGCTCTCCTCGAGGCGCAGCGCGCCGAGAGCATCAACCAGATCCGCCAGCGGGTATCAGGGGGTGTAACCGGAGTCGGTGGCGGTGGTGGCGGAGGCGCAGGTGGGCGCGGTGCCGGCGGTGGAAGCGGCGGCCCGCCAGGGGGACGCTAGCATGCTCGTCGGCGAAACGGTGACGGTGGCCCTCGAAGCGCTTCGTGCGAACCGGCTTCGTTCCTTTCTCACGATGCTCGGCATCGTGATCGGCGTCGCGGCCGTCATCGCCATGGTCGCGCTCGGACGTGGAGCCGAGCAGGCCGTGAACGAGCGCATCGCCGCGCTCGGCACCACCCTTCTCAACGTGACGCCCGGGCAGGCGCGAGGGACCGGAGGCATCGCATCCGCGACGGATCGCGCGGACCTGACCCTGGCCGACGGGACCGCGATCGAGGATCGCGGCCAGTACGTGCTCGCGGTCCAGCCCGAGATGTCGCGCCAGCTTCAGATCCAGTACGGAAGCCAGAACGTCAACACGACGGTCGTGGGCACCTCCGCGAATTACCTCGAGGTCCGGCATTTCGACCTCGCGGCGGGAAGGATGTTCTCGTCTGGCGAGGACGCCGCGAGCCGGCGGGTCCTGGTCATGGGCTCGGAGGTGGCGGACGGCCTCGGAGTCATCTCGCCCGACGCGATCGTCGGCGAAACGGTCCGCGTGAACGGCGTGCAGTTCGATGTCATCGGCGTCCTGGTGTCCAAGGGACAGGGCGCCGGATTCGGGAATCCCGACGACCAGGTCCTGATCCCCGTGCGCACCGCGCAGGACCGCGTCATCGGAGGAGACCGGCTCCGGTCGATCAACCTCCTGGCAACGTCCGAACGCGACCTTCCGCTGACCATGGCGGAAGTGCAGAAAATCCTGAGACGGGAGCATCGGCTTCGCCCGGGGCAAGCCGACGACTTTCGAATTCGCAATCAGAGCGATTTCCTGACGACCCTCGGCGAGACGAGACAGACGTTCACGCTCCTCCTGGCGGGGATCGCGGCCGTGAGCCTCTTCGTGGGGGGAATCGGCATCATGAACATCATGCTGGTCTCGGTGACCGAGAGGACACGCGAGATCGGCGTTAGAAAAGCTCTCGGGGCGACCCAGGAGACCATCCTCGCCCAGTTCCTCATCGAGGCGGTCGTCCTCTGCATGCTGGGCGGGATCGCTGGAATCGCCATCGGTGGAGGCACCGCGGTTCTACTTCGCGTGGCGTTTGGAATGAACACCGCCGTCGATCCCAGCTCGATCGTCGTGGCGTTTCTCTTCTCCGCCGCGGTGGGTTTGGGCTTCGGCGTCTGGCCCGCCAAGCGCGCGGCGGCCCTCGACCCGATCGAGGCGTTGCGGTACGAGTAGACGGCGTATGTCGTAGAAGTGTAACAACGTACCCCCGGACGCCCGCCTCGCCGGTTGACTTAAATCACGCAATTTGATATACTTCCCGCCTCGCTGGCAATAAAACACATACAACCCGACGGCACCTGCCGTCCCTTGCTCCTCTCTAGCCAGCCGAGATTTCGGCTCACTCATTCAGGCTTCCGCGTGCGGAACCGACCAAGGGGGTGATATCCGAAGAGATCTCGTGACCACGCATCTTCGGCCACACACCGTGGAGCATTCCACGCGACGCGCGCGGAGCTTTTAGTTCCCTCCCCGCCGCCGCACCGACTCAACCAGTCAGGAGAAACGGCGATGAATCGCGCTAGTGTTTTCGCTTCGGTCGCGTTCGCCGGGATCGCGCTGCTCGGCGCGAGTCTGGCGGGCGCAACTACCGTCCAGAAGTTTACGATGAAGGAACTGACCGCAAAGTCCGACGCCATCGTCATGGCGAAGGTCGTGGATCAGTCCAGCCGCCAGGATGCCACCAACAAGGAAATCTACACGTACATCACCATCAGCGTTACCGAGTCGGTCAAGGGCGCGAAGGGCGAGAAGTCGATCACGATCCGCCAGCTCGGCGGCACCGTGGGCAATCTGATCTCCGTCGTCCCGGGCATGCCCACCTTCAAGACCGGGGAAGAGGTCGTGCTCTTCTTGAGCCCCAAGGATCAGGCGGGCTATCCGTGGGTCATGGGCCTCCAGCAAGGGAAATACTCGATCGTCACCGATGACGCCGGCCTGAAGCACGTCCGAAACGACCTGGACGGGCTCCGGATGCTCTCCCCGAACGGATCGGTGAACGAGAGCAAGGTCTCGAGCGATCAGCCGTTGGGCGCGTTCCTCGATGGAATCAAGACCGATCTGAATATTGATGGCAAGGCGAAGGTCGATCCCAGCAATACCACCCCGATCCGGTAAGGAGGACGAGCAACCATGAACCGCATTCGATTTCGTATCGCCGTCGCCGTCCTCCTGAGCGGGGCGCTCTCGCTCTCGCTCGCGGGCCCGGCATCGGCATTCATCCGCATCGCGCGCCAGGCAACCCCGACCTCTCCGGTCGTGCAGGCGCACTGGAACGACTCCGATCTTCCGCTCCTCAGCGTCATCGATCCCACGAACGCCGATCAGCCGTCTGGGACCGCGCTGTCGGTCGTCCAGGCTTCGGCGAAGACCTGGGAAGACATCAATACGTCGTACTTCACGGTGAATCCCGTGCCGTACACCGGATCGCCGCAGGTCCAGCCCGCCCTTGCGTTCGACGGCCAGAACAGCATGTTCTTCGATACGGCCGGCGTGAACTTCCCCGTCGCCGGCGTCATCGCATTCGTCCGCTCGGTCGTTGACGGCACGGACGGCCACACGCTGGACGCGGATATGGTTTTCAACGACCGTGACTTCTTCTCGTCCGTGTCGTCGCCGAACCTGACGCCGGCGCCTCCGGGGCAGACCTCGGTCGACCTCCAGGCCGTGGTCACGCACGAGTACGGCCACTATTTCGGCCTGGATCACACCAGCGTGTTCGGCGCGACGATGATCCCGTTCATCTCGAACGACATCAGCCAGCGTACGTTGGAGCTGGATGACCGCGCCGGGAATTCCACGATTTATCCCGAGTCCGCGTCGCGTCCGGGCGGCCTCTCGCCGGGCGCAGTGGACTTCGGGGCCACGACCGGCACCGTGTCCGGAACCGTGGTGAGCGGGTATAACGGCTCCGCCACGTTCGGCGCGCACGTGGAAGCGTACCTGCTGTCGGACCCCTCGAACGCCAACGAGATCAGCGCCATTTCGGGCGAGTTGACGCTGCGAAACGGCCAAGGCGAGTACACGATCCACGGCCTCCCGCCGGGCGACTACGCCATCGCGATCGTCCCGATGGACGGCATCCATACGACCTGCGCCGACGCGAACGTCGGCGGCCCGTACAACGGCATCGACATCAACTTCGAGCCTGAATTCTGGAACGGCGCGAACGAGAGCGGCAACGGGTTCAACGACAACGCGAACGACTACTCCCCGGTCTCCGTGGGCATGGGCGCCAACACGCCCGGCATCAATTTCATCACGAACACGTTTCCCGGACGCGTGACGATCGCGCAGTACGGGGCCTTCGAGAACATCGTGACGTTCCGGAACACGGGGTATCTCGCGGTGCGCTTCGATCCTCCGTTCGCGCCGCCGTATACGATCAACAACGTGGAGTTCCCGTCGTTCACGTTCAACGGGGTACCGGCGCCCTTCGTGAGCGCGCGGCTCTGCGGTCTGGACCAGACGACCGGACTCCCGGACCTCGCGAACCCGCTCTACATCCAGACGCCGTTCAACGGGAACCCCAACGGCGTGAATACGGTACCGCTCAATTTGACGGTCAACGATGCGAATAAGACGTTCTTCTGGGCGCTCCAGTTCCCGTCGCAGTCGACCCCGGGCTTCCCGAACAACTTCCCGTTCCTGCGCATGGACTTCGTGACGCTGGAGCGCGGCAATTTCGCGAATTCCTATTCGATGCCCACGAGCGGGACCACGGGCGCGGGCATTCTCGTCGACCGGAACATCGTCGTGAGCATGACGTGCCAGATGTCCGCTCCGGAGAACACGCCGATCGTCGCCCCGTCGAATCTCGGAGCGAACCGGCGGACCGATTACACCGAGTTCTCCTTTGCAAAGCCGAGCGACACCCGGGCGGACGGTTTCCCGATGACCGCCGGATCGCTCGATTCGATGAATTTGATCATGCGGTTGGTAGGCGCGCCCGGGACCTACTCCACGGTCGCGACCGCTGGCGAGGGCTCGAAGAGCATCAAGCTCACCCCAGGTCCCGCGACCACGCCGCTCATGATCTGGTCGAGCCAGGCGTTGGATGACAACCTACACAAGAGCCTGACGTCGAACGCCACGATCACGGGTCTCAACGAGGACGCGGACGAGCCGAACGGCTCCGACAAGAACGCGGCCACCGTTCTGACGCTCCCCGCCACGAATCGCCCCGAGACCTACTCCCCGGCTGGCGAGTCGGATTTTTACGCCGTCTCGGCGAAGACGGGCGACGTGATCGACGTGGCGGCGACGCACACGGGCGCACTCGACGGCAGGAACGACCCTGACTACGTCATGTTCCTGTACGAAGGGAAAGACATCGTCGCGTTCAACGACGATTTCACGGGCCTCGACCCTCGGATCACGTTCACCGTTCCGCCTCCGGCCCGCGGCCAGGACAAGGCCAAGCAGCGGCGGTTCGTGGTCCAGGTCCAGGACTTCTACGGGTCGCTGCTCTTCCCCGGCGGTGCCCCAAGAATCCCGACGCCGCTGACCTACAGGTTGGACGCGACGGTGACGCCGGCGGCGTCGTCCGGCTCGACCACCCTCGCCGGCGGAATCAATCCGAACGACTTCGCCTTCGCGATGAGCGGGCCAAACCCGGCCAATCCGATCGCGAAATTCCTCTACGTCATCCCGAGGAGCCAAGGTGCCCAGGACGTCCGGTTGCGGATCTACGACGTGAACGGCCGCCTCGTTCGGACCTTGGTGAACGGCACGAAGGAGCCGGGTCCGTACACGGCGCTCTGGAACGGCCATGACGATCTCGGCCGCGGTGTCGCGTCCGGGAACTACTACGCCCGGATTCAGATGGGCAGCTTTACGAAGAACACCCAGGTCACAATCCTAAAGTAGAGGCCTGTGCGCATTCGGTTCTTGGGGGGGCCGGCGGCTCACGCCGGCCCCCGTTTCTTTCGGGCTTTGGGCGTCGCGCTGACGCTGGCTTTCGCTTTCCTATCCAAACCGGTGGCGGCCTTCGATTGGATTCCGCCGCGCCCGGTAACCGCCTACCTACCGAACGTCACCCTCGCCCCCGCCTCCACCCACGTGCTCCAGCTCGTCGTGTTGGCAAGCGGCGCGCCGGCTAACGTCTTCTGGAACGCGTCGTTTTCGGGGGCGTTTCCCGCGAACGTGGCGCCGACCGCCGGATTCCTCTCCATCCCGGCGGGCGGGTCGCAGACCGTGGACTTGACGGTCACCCTGCCCGATACCGCCGACGGGAGCGGATTTCTCTCGGTTGAGCTGACGCACCAGGCCGGCGGGGGACGCGCGGCCAAGGCGGTCGGCGGCATCTACGCGGCGACGCTCGGCAAGCCGGAAGTGATGCCTGTTCCCGGATCGTGGCGGGCCACGGCCGGGACGTCGGGAGCCATGAGCTACCAAGTCCACAGCTTGGCCGGCGTCGCCGAGATCGTCGACATCGGCGTGAGCCGGAGCAACCCCGACGCGAACAACTTCGGCGCGATATTCGCCGGGAGCTTTACGGATACGCTCAAGAATCTCCCCGCGGGCGGCACGATCACCGTGACGGTCCCGACGACCCTTGCTGCGAACGCCTACGCGGGGAACCTGAATTCGATCCAGCTCAACGTCTCGAGTGCTGCTGGTACATCGGTCGGGGACGGGCAAGCGATCGTCTCGGCGCCTCAGCCTGGCTCGCTCCCGACCGCGCTCGTTCCCGTCGGCCTCGTGCCCTTTGACGCCATGGTCGCGGGTCGCGACGGCTCGGCATCCCTCCCCGCGCGGGCGTACCGGCTCATCCCCTCGGGGCTCAACGGAGTGCGCGTGATG contains these protein-coding regions:
- a CDS encoding FtsX-like permease family protein, which encodes MLVGETVTVALEALRANRLRSFLTMLGIVIGVAAVIAMVALGRGAEQAVNERIAALGTTLLNVTPGQARGTGGIASATDRADLTLADGTAIEDRGQYVLAVQPEMSRQLQIQYGSQNVNTTVVGTSANYLEVRHFDLAAGRMFSSGEDAASRRVLVMGSEVADGLGVISPDAIVGETVRVNGVQFDVIGVLVSKGQGAGFGNPDDQVLIPVRTAQDRVIGGDRLRSINLLATSERDLPLTMAEVQKILRREHRLRPGQADDFRIRNQSDFLTTLGETRQTFTLLLAGIAAVSLFVGGIGIMNIMLVSVTERTREIGVRKALGATQETILAQFLIEAVVLCMLGGIAGIAIGGGTAVLLRVAFGMNTAVDPSSIVVAFLFSAAVGLGFGVWPAKRAAALDPIEALRYE
- a CDS encoding efflux RND transporter periplasmic adaptor subunit, yielding MNQTSSRPWIRRWAWPLVGVILIAGAVAARSRLIRSAPKIAVTYETVGRRDITMSVESNGSVEPIDLVEVKSKASGQILKMPVQVGSVVKSGDLLAQIDKVDVQNQYDQAAAALQAAQTKVTISTAQKKRSDDLFASQVITAEEHEAAMLDLANSQSQLVKARTDLDIARQRLADATVRAPIAGTVLAQPVSVGQVISSATSSVSGGTTLLQMADLRRVRIRALVAESDIGSVHPEQEASVTVDAYPQRTFRGVVEKIEPQAVVQQSVTMFPVLVSISNEDGVLLPGMNGEVTVVADQRQNALAVSLDALRTMKELPVVAKALGLDPDSLQLALRAQRAARAGGAAGDSTGGSRGDRLAGGGRGTGGGGTAGGTRDWRAQRAARGGGGPLRGGAAGGARAAGDSAPSSARSRAQAMIAFARTDKGLELRIVRVGLSDFDYMEVLGGLKEGDQVAMLSVALLEAQRAESINQIRQRVSGGVTGVGGGGGGGAGGRGAGGGSGGPPGGR
- a CDS encoding matrixin family metalloprotease; translation: MNRIRFRIAVAVLLSGALSLSLAGPASAFIRIARQATPTSPVVQAHWNDSDLPLLSVIDPTNADQPSGTALSVVQASAKTWEDINTSYFTVNPVPYTGSPQVQPALAFDGQNSMFFDTAGVNFPVAGVIAFVRSVVDGTDGHTLDADMVFNDRDFFSSVSSPNLTPAPPGQTSVDLQAVVTHEYGHYFGLDHTSVFGATMIPFISNDISQRTLELDDRAGNSTIYPESASRPGGLSPGAVDFGATTGTVSGTVVSGYNGSATFGAHVEAYLLSDPSNANEISAISGELTLRNGQGEYTIHGLPPGDYAIAIVPMDGIHTTCADANVGGPYNGIDINFEPEFWNGANESGNGFNDNANDYSPVSVGMGANTPGINFITNTFPGRVTIAQYGAFENIVTFRNTGYLAVRFDPPFAPPYTINNVEFPSFTFNGVPAPFVSARLCGLDQTTGLPDLANPLYIQTPFNGNPNGVNTVPLNLTVNDANKTFFWALQFPSQSTPGFPNNFPFLRMDFVTLERGNFANSYSMPTSGTTGAGILVDRNIVVSMTCQMSAPENTPIVAPSNLGANRRTDYTEFSFAKPSDTRADGFPMTAGSLDSMNLIMRLVGAPGTYSTVATAGEGSKSIKLTPGPATTPLMIWSSQALDDNLHKSLTSNATITGLNEDADEPNGSDKNAATVLTLPATNRPETYSPAGESDFYAVSAKTGDVIDVAATHTGALDGRNDPDYVMFLYEGKDIVAFNDDFTGLDPRITFTVPPPARGQDKAKQRRFVVQVQDFYGSLLFPGGAPRIPTPLTYRLDATVTPAASSGSTTLAGGINPNDFAFAMSGPNPANPIAKFLYVIPRSQGAQDVRLRIYDVNGRLVRTLVNGTKEPGPYTALWNGHDDLGRGVASGNYYARIQMGSFTKNTQVTILK
- a CDS encoding TolC family protein, with the translated sequence MRSNGVKQGATGSDLWRSANDARNQDGGAIHSFVRCADGPRGHGMKAARVFIAAAIAIAACAALAGSARAASPDSTAAAQADGPWVVASDSMARPISLSEALELAQRNSPQAVQARGQTRTAAAGSRSAVAAFIPNVSVSAGATRQYASGSRTRVENGQVITLPDEPWSMSAGLGANVQLFDGGKRLFDLQQARANVGVAAANETNQRFQVALDVKQQYFNVLAARESESAARAQLSQAEEALRFALARVRARTATRSDSLRAEIQMGNARVAVLTARTTLESAIASLTRVVGSPSPVTALGEDEPAALQLAVEGEALRSMAENGPLVKEAKSQLDAARAGKRGSWTSYLPSLTASYSRSGNGSGTDLAFDPQGYSYSGSLRLSASFPLFDQLGREEQVVRASTAMDNAEALLRDARLGALESLSRSIGAFRSAGQRVAAQQATVVAAEEDLRVQQQRYAAGNSTLLDVLTSQTQLDQARQALIQARYDQRIAKAELEALVGRDL